Proteins encoded within one genomic window of Glycine soja cultivar W05 chromosome 1, ASM419377v2, whole genome shotgun sequence:
- the LOC114423024 gene encoding 50S ribosomal protein L11, chloroplastic-like, producing MASTLFACPSLCSSSSSIFSTSVKFSLNPNKISLPFAGNKKPLSAPIRRRFNVIAMAPPKPGGKAKKVVGIIKLALEAGKATPAPPVGPALGSKGVNIMAFCKDYNARTADKPGYVIPVEITVYDDKSFTFILKTPPASVLLLKAAGVEKGSKDPKAEMVGKVTIDQLRTIAAEKLPDLNCSSIESAMRIIAGTAANMGIVVDPPVLEPKQKEFV from the exons ATGGCATCTACTCTCTTCGCTTGCCCGTCGTTGtgttcctcctcttcttctatATTTTCTACTTCCGTCAAATTCTCCTTAAACCCGAATAAAATTTCTCTTCCGTTCGCCGGAAACAAAAAACCTCTTTCGGCTCCAATTCGAAGGCGGTTCAATGTCATTGCTATGGCTCCCCCTAAACCCGGTGGGAAGGCCAAGAAAG TGGTTGGAATTATAAAGCTGGCTCTTGAAGCTGGGAAGGCTACACCTGCTCCTCCCGTTGGCCCTGCTCTTGGTTCCAAGGGTGTCAATATTATGGCTTTCTGTAAGGATTACAACGCTAGAACCGCCGACAAGCCCGGTTATGTCATTCCTGTGGAAATTACAGTCTACGAC GATAAAAGCTTTACTTTCATATTGAAGACCCCACCTGCTTCGGTTCTACTTCTTAAAGCCGCTG GGGTGGAAAAGGGTTCAAAAGACCCCAAGGCGGAAATGGTAGGAAAGGTCACGATTGATCAATTGCGTACAATTGCTGCTGAAAAGCTACCGGACTTGAATTGCTCGAGTATCGAATCAGCTATGAGAATTATAGCGGGCACTGCGGCAAACATGGGGATTGTGGTTGATCCTCCTGTTCTTGAACCCAAACAGAAGGAATTTGTGTAG